A window from Malassezia restricta chromosome I, complete sequence encodes these proteins:
- a CDS encoding DNA polymerase epsilon subunit 2 produces MADDGREAVYVPPEVRRVILRAFTRKWHLQLQSDAVQFIYKTLEAHDLSDTDAMAEAVHALANALVDQHVAGAHIDGFDGHVVTAEALQKVYDLLLVEAAGEETHATPLTQGAALDLSKHFRVCDAFSQPRILFHAARQVFERDPAPSSLLSHPNAPSAHMEERYHILRGIVLRNEHFLPALTGPKAERDSFMRLTTTKHLLGRQGEHCLLFGRLSTAADGSYTLEDTEGQVSLDLTQALVGEGIFTEGAYVLIEGEYTHTEQLRAWAIGHPPSERREEARALSGHLDWYGAGAVPVKHVPLLRAQEMQHPDICIAVLSDVHLDDPATLAHLRAILQGYQDADFMPLAIVLCGHFSSTPVEVAGALDSYAASFARLADVMLRFPRLLQSCHWIFVPGPRDPAATPLLPRPRIPAPLVQRFERRLPRDFCESRLHWMSNPCRIVYLSQDIVIFRDDIMSKMLRNAILLKDDLEASDLQKHLVSTLLDQAHLCPLPPQVRPILWEYAHALRLYPMPSALVLADKYDRFELTYEKCHVFNPGSFRGRACWTTYYPATGHAERSELPE; encoded by the exons ATGGCGGACGACGGCCGTGAAGCAGTCTATGTGCCGCCCGAAGTCAGGCGCGTGATATTGCGTGCCTTTACAAGAAAATGGCATTTACAGCTTCAGTCCGACGCCGTACAATTCATATACAAAACCCTCGAAGCACATGATCTGTCGGATACggatgccatggccgaaGCTGTTCATGCCCTCGCCAATGCCCTGGTCGATCAGCATGTAGCAGGGGCACATATTGATGGATTTGATGGACATGTTGTCACGGCTGAAGCGCTTCAAAAGGTGTACGACCTCTTACTCGTCGAAGCTGCCGGCGAAGAAACGCACGCCACCCCATTGACGCAAGGCGCAGCTCTCGACCTTTCGAAACACTTTCGCGTGTGTGATGCCTTCTCACAACCGCGCATCCTCTTCCATGCTGCACGCCAGGTTTTTGAACGCGATCCGGCACCAAGCTCCCTTCTCTCGCATCCCAACGCACCTAGCGCCCATATGGAGGAACGGTACCATATCCTACGTGGCATTGTGCTGCGTAACGAACACTTTTTACCAGCACTCACTGGCCCGAAAGCAGAGCGCGACTCATTCATGCGTCTCACTACCACCAAACATTTGCTTGGACGACAAGGTGAGCATTGCCTGCTGTTTGGACGTCTGTCCACTGCTGCAGACGGCAGTTATACCCTGGAAGATACCGAAGGTCAGGTATCTTTGGATCTAACACAGGCCCTCGTTGGTGAGGGTATATTCACAGAAGGAGCCTACGTGCTTATTGAGGGCGAATACACCCACACAGAGCAACTCCGGGCATGGGCCATCGGTCATCCGCCCAGTGAACGTCGTGAAGAGGCACGCGCCCTGTCAGGTCATTTGGATTGGTacggtgctggcgctgtACCTGTCAAACATGTGCCGCTCTTGCGTGCGCAAGAAATGCAGCATCCTGACATTTGCATCGCTGTCCTGTCCGACGTCCATTTGGACGACCCGGCCACATTGGCACACTTACGAGCAATCCTGCAAGGGTACCAGGACGCCGACTTTATGCCGCTGGCCATCGTGCTATGCGGCCACTTCTCATCTACCCCTGTGGAAGTAGCCGGCGCTCTCGATTCATACGCTGCATCCTTTGCTCGCCTCGCCGATGTCATGCTGCGCTTCCCCCGCTTACTGCAGTCATGCCACTGGATTTTTGTTCCTGGTCCTCGTGATCCAGCAGCCACACCTCTTCTTCCGCGGCCTCGCATTCCTGCGCCACTCGTCCAGCGATTTGAGCGTCGGCTTCCGCGCGACTTTTGTGAGTCGCGCTTGCATTGGATGAGCAACCCCTGCCGCATCGTGTACTTGTCCCAAGACATTGTGATTTTCCGTGATGATATCATGAGTAAAATGCTACGAAATGCGATCCTACTCAAAGATGACCTCGAGGCGAGCGATTTGCAAAAGCATTTGGTATCCACACTGCTCGACCAGGCGCATTTATGCCCTTTGCCGCCCCAAGTACGTCCCATTTTATGGGAATATGCACATGCATTGCGCTTATACCCCATGCCAAGTGCG CTTGTACTCGCAGACAAATATGATCGATTCGAGCTCACATACGAAAAATGCCACGTATTCAATCCAGGATCCTTCCGTGGTCGCGCTTGCTGGACCACGTACTACCCGGCCACAGGCCATGCTGAGCGCAG CGAATTGCCAGAGTGA
- a CDS encoding phosphatidylinositol glycan, class A translates to MTAIEARQQVQAAIDALVETPRDVEDGLIRILEQVVGLLRSPHPYDAGQKGRTLSFGIDALRAWCAAWEALNVSDTHGFGGADVWHELCLRIVEIFNLPLFSGSQRMRTLTMRMCARFDTMGCASLPPFASMLLDEANKSECQAQFMIQEALLAHYGMRILSKPPSEFYMHVLHGIQQGFGHISRRSHLAITFMEHAPMNDWLEPLALALCTSEDRGIEHLVAHVVHPWLDRKPEALQPMLDALKEERVKMYVLQAAKMHHLCVVEEMVPGKVRIPIDMLQTCLVSSSSRMRVGALSLCVEARTPSMLLTLPERQMILQFFQHCLHLSSAVARKDTIALFVKLLVRIRTSCHKMKDQRVQEMQHFVHSLYQYMVHAMHPGAPYPSTILGVSLLFLLFEATTPPKETSPLPLLHESVLRDAVRALYKAQKTYPATALAPIAASGPLMHRLLYLATESTYDDVQSTAALILLRRSSHANSFWDDREFVWQHIVSKSWQLLTAPKESDAHAGLQLLKLYHKACVPDMHEFLLIRMGGKACGDWTCSLMDVHAGRLEAQLDEAKESFAHASHKGIHGTVAALAYLAEAADTVPLQRMHDLIQRVWTLVSPYLCAAAPENAEAEEEDQVHESPVSQRILSFSWRAMKEVAALHEVCALSHMTEDTVQEASDLFLTWLLSIRHRGAFSMVYPRYHGMARAICEQGGHGPDAWLKACMERVDRDASQFSTTRRSAGLGYAVLALLSAHKGKKLMDLTASTMRRLLSMAMGHECIRTIHALNVMRVLVMDSSIASAMRSHLGEALACAVTSFRSVHWSVRNAAMMLFSAISTRYFGTSAFGRRANMRGAKLETLWRESDALADALQSTLGTCMQDQDADEGHGSALYAVLCLFSRSDASMCTDTMLDMLYRCRRSKHAAVRTLAAQCCATLTPAEQRYDTGARLLREASTRDQNALAGALAILEHWASPVYKEMVLSRMDLLEENACPVTMASFLQVAERCGAQGHVRPWLLSWLEKTKPQDPFMAWFLPVACRMVWDALPMSLLQGPDRAMMIGMLSAEPELIARMPWDQHDVVNMLEDVLWDAQMPLQARTQAAHVLDMLHASLDAQALLTLCLSTEHVPLREALLPLLGRAVQPDTLEPCLWILDACAKEEAPRASRLGVARALARMEETSHVRKDVLVIRLLHDDDPDVREAACALCDTSDRVMKRGPDACTQDLWQKHLHEPAFQAYVWQMLVPTTSTREDDPSLFPTEAANQYHDAVSDVLRAFRVCMTLAPHPHLRVWADEARGHLDRDVDLVRPGAYLMHLQRACLVRLAWAAGLLDDMSWVLRVCRDRLLLPPMDEWGLSEEPGEPTSPPSVGPLRIALLSDFFFPNVGGVERHMYMIGQHLIRRGHKVIVITHAYSPDRVGIRYLSAGIKVYYVPYGVLVRQDTLPNFFGLMPVLRSILIRERIQIVHAHQALSSMAHEGLFHAKCLGLKAVFTDHSLFGFADVGSILTNKLLRFALTDVDHVVCVSHTGRENTVLRAALHPENVSTIPNAVDAHQLYPDPAPCRDGGICVVVLSRLMYRKGIDLLLEAIPPLCEQHPDVRFVIGGDGPKYVELEQMRERHMLQDRVELVGAVRQRDIRAHLTRGQLFLNTSLTEAFGTTIIEATCAGLYVVTTKVGGIPELLPPSMMRLAEPCAEAIVDAMSHAIEYIRSGKHDAMAQHQRVASMYSWAETTQRLETVYARAMAAPQRSATERFQRYLAVGGPVGGPIICLVVAAQMILALILEWVIPDASIPRVP, encoded by the exons ATGACCgccatcgaggcgcgtcaGCAAGTTCAGGCGGcgatcgacgcgctcgTGGAGACGCCGCGGGACGTGGAAGATGGCCTTATTCGTATactcgagcaggtcgtggGCCTACTGCGATCTCCGCACCCTTATGATGCTGGCCAGAAAGGACGCACGTTGTCATTTGGCATTGATGCTTTGCGAGCTTGGTGTGCGGCCTGGGAGGCCTTGAACGTGTCAGATACCCATGGCTTTGGCGGGGCGGACGTATGGCATGAATTGTGTTTGCGCATCGTGGAAATCTTCAACTTGCCTTTGTTTTCAGGATCGCAGCGAATGCGCACGTTGACCATGCGGATGTGTGCGCGATTTGATACCATGGGATGTGCCTCACTGCCGCCTTTTGCGTCCATGCTGTTGGATGAGGCGAACAAGAGTGAGTGTCAGGCCCAGTTTATGATCCAGGAGGCTCTCCTTGCGCATTATGGCATGCGCATTTTGTCCAAGCCACCGTCCGAATTTTACATGCACGTTTTACATGGCATTCAGCAGGGTTTCGGACACATTAGCCGGCGCTCTCACTTGGCCATCACATTCATGGAGCATGCACCTATGAATGATTGGCTTGAACCACTTGCTCTAGCCTTGTGCACATCAGAAGATCGTGGTATCGAGCACCTGGTGGCGCATGTGGTTCACCCATGGCTTGATCGAAAGCCTGAGGCACTGCAGCCTATGCTTGATGCCTTGAAAGAGGAACGCGTCAAAATGTACGTACTTCAGGCGGCTAAGATGCATCACTTGTGTGTGGTCGAAGAGATGGTGCCTGGCAAAGTGCGTATCCCGATCGATATGCTCCAAACCTGTCTGGTTTCGTCTTCGTCACGCATGCGCGTCGGGGCTTTGTCGCTCTGTGTGGAAGCAAGGACACCATCTATGCTATTGACGCTTCCTGAAAGACAGATGATCTTGCAATTCTTCCAACACTGCTTACACTTGTCCAGTGCTGTGGCCCGAAAAGACACCATTGCTTTGTTTGTCAAACTGCTCGTGCGTATTCGTACCAGCTGCCATAAGATGAAGGATCAGCGTGTACAAGAGATGCAGCATTTTGTGCATTCATTGTACCAGTACATGGTGCATGCTATGCATCCAGGCGCGCCGTATCCGAGTACGATCCTGGGTGTGTCTCTCTTGTTTCTCTTGTTCGAGGCTACCACGCCACCCAAGGAAACATCGCCTCTCCCTCTCCTGCATGAAAGCGTGCTACGAGatgctgtgcgtgcatTGTACAAGGCCCAGAAGACATACCCTGCCACGGCACTAGCACCTATCGCGGCATCTGGTCCACTCATGCACCGGCTGTTGTATTTGGCTACGGAAAGCACGTATGATGATGTTCAATCAACTGCTGCCTTGATTCTTCTCCGCCGGTCTTCACATGCCAACTCTTTTTGGGACGACCGCGAGTTTGTGTGGCAGCACATTGTCAGCAAGAGCTGGCAGTTACTCACCGCGCCCAAAGAGTcggatgcgcatgctggcTTGCAGTTACTCAAACTTTATCACAAAGCATGTGTTCCCGACATGCACGAGTTTCTGCTGATACGTATGGGCGGTAAGGCATGCGGGGACTGGACGTGCTCCCTCATGGACGTGCATGCCGGCCGTCTCGAGGCACAGTTGGACGAGGCCAAAGAGTCATTCGCCCACGCTTCCCACAAGGGTATCCATGGCACCGTAGCAGCCTTGGCCTACCTTGCAGAAGCGGCTGACACCGTGCCTCttcagcgcatgcacgaccTCATCCAACGCGTATGGACCCTAGTCTCGCCCTATTTGTGTGCTGCAGCCCCGGAAAATGCAGAGGCAGAGGAAGAAGATCAGGTGCATGAATCGCCCGTATCGCAGCGTATATTGTCGTTTTCATGGCGGGCCATGAAAGAAGTGGCCGCCTTGCATGAAGTGTGTGCGTTGTCGCACATGACAGAAGATACGGTGCAGGAAGCCAGTGATCTCTTTTTGACGTGGCTCTTGTCTATTCGACATCGTGGGGCCTTTAGTATGGTGTACCCTCGGTATcatggcatggcacgtGCGATCTGTGAACAGGGGGGGCATGGTCCGGATGCTTGGCTGAAAGCATGTATGGAGCGCGTTGACCGAGACGCCAGTCAATTTAGCACAACGCGACGCAGTGCTGGACTGGGCTATGCAGTATTAGCGCTGCTTAGTGCACATAAAGGAAAAAAACTGATGGATTTGACGGCATCGACCATGCGCCGCCTATTGTCCATGGCCATGGGTCACGAATGCATTCGTACGATTCATGCTCTCAACGTGATGCGCGTGCTTGTCATGGACAGCAGCATAGCCTCGGCTATGCGCTCGCATCTGGGTGAGGCGCTAGCCTGTGCTGTCACATCGTTTCGCTCCGTGCACTGGAGTGTCAGAAATGCGGCCATGATGCTGTTTTCGGCGATATCGACACGCTACTTTGGCACCTCCGCATTTGGACGGCGAGCGAATATGCGAGGTGCCAAGCTTGAGACGCTCTGGCGCGAAAGTGATGCACTGGCTGATGCGCTCCAGAGCACGCTTGGTACGTGCATGCAGGATCAAGACGCCGATGAGGGGCACGGATCTGCTTTGTATGCTGTGTTGTGTCTTTTTTCGCGCTCGGACGCGTCTATGTGTACAGATACGATGCTCGATATGTTGTATCGATGCAGGCGTAGTAAGCATGCCGCCGTACGGACCTTGGCGGCACAGTGCTGTGCGACTCTTACGCCGGCTGAGCAGCGATACGATACAGGCGCACGTCTGCTCCGGGAAGCTTCCACGCGTGATCAGAATGCCCTGGCGGGGGCCTTGGCGATTCTTGAGCATTGGGCTTCTCCCGTGTACAAAGAGATGGTGCTCAGTCGCATGGATTTGCTGGAAGAGAACGCGTGTCCCGTCACGATGGCATCCTTCCTCCAGGTGGCAGAGCGTTGCGGAGCCCAAGGACACGTGCGTCCATGGCTCTTGTCGTGGCTTGAGAAGACAAAGCCGCAAGATCCCTTCATGGCGTGGTTCTTGCCTGTGGCCTGTCGGATGGTATGGGACGCGCTGCCCATGTCTCTTCTTCAGGGGCCAGACCGTGCCATGATGATAGGCATGCTGTCCGCTGAGCCGGAGCTTATTGCACGTATGCCATGGGACCAGCACGACGTGGTCAACATGCTGGAGGATGTGTTGTGGGATGCGCAGATGCCCCTCCAGGCGCGAACACAGGCAGCACACGTACTTGATATGCTGCATGCATCGCTAGAtgcacaggcgctgctcacTCTGTGCCTCTCGACTGAGCACGTACCACTGCGCGAAGCGCTTCTTCCGCTGCTGGGTCGGGCCGTGCAGCCTGATACCCTCGAGCCATGCTTGTGGATATTGGATGCGTGTGCCAAGGAAGAGGCACCTCGAGCCTCAAGACTCGGCGTGGCTCGCGCGCTCGCCCGGATGGAAGAGACGTCGCACGTACGCAAGGATGTGCTGGTGATTCGACTCCTGCATGATGACGATCCTGACGTCCGTGAGGCTGCGTGTGCTCTGTGTGACACGTCTGACCGCGTCATGAAGCGTGGTCCGGATGCGTGTACGCAAGATCTTTGGCAGAAGCATCTGCACGAGCCTGCGTTCCAGGCCTACGTGTGGCAAATGCTGGTTCCCACGACGT CCACTCGGGAGGATGATCCTTCGCTTTTCCCGACGGAAGCTGCGAATCAGTACCATGACGCCGTATCGGATGTATTACGGGCTTTCCGCGTGTGCATGACACTAGCGCCTCACCCGCATTTGCGCGTGTGGGCGGACGAGGCACGGGGCCACTTGGATCGCGACGTGGATCTGGTGAGGCCGGGTGCCTACCTGATGCACTTGCAGCGTGCATGCCTTGTGCGTCTGGCCTGGGCGGCTGGGCTCTTGGATGACATGTCATGGGTGCTGCGCGTGTGTAGGGATCGGTTGCTGCTTCCTCCGATGGACGAGTGGGGACTCAGCGAGGAGCCTGGGGAGCCTACGTCGCCTCCTTCTGTGGGACCTTTGCGTATCGC ACTCTTGTCCGACTTTTTCTTCCCGAATGtgggcggcgtcgagcggcATATGTACATGATCGGCCAGCACTTGATTCGGCGTGGTCACAag GTCATTGTGATTACGCATGCCTATTCGCCTGATCGCGTGGGCATCAGGTATTTGTCGGCTGGGATCAAGGTGTATTACGTCCCGTACGGCGTGTTGGTGCGACAGGATACGTTGCCCAATTTTTTCGGATTGATGCCTGTGCTGCGAAGCATTTTGATACGCGAGCGCATTCAAATCGTGCACGCACACCAAGCTCTTtcgagcatggcgcatgAAGGGCTCTTTCATGCCAAGTGTCTCGGACTCAAAGCCGTCTTTACGGATCATTCGCTCTTTGGCTTTGCGGATGTGGGCAGCATTTTGACCAACAAGCTTCTGCGGTTCGCACTCACGGATGTGGATCATGTGGTGTGTGTGAGCCATACGGGGCGCGAAAACACGGTCCTTCGGGCTGCGTTGCATCCTGAGAATGTGTCCACCATTCCGAATGCGGTGGACGCGCATCAACTGTACCCAGACCcggcaccatgtcgagaCGGTGGCATTTGTGTGGTGGTGTTGAGTCGCCTCATGTACCGCAAGGGCATCGACTTGCTCTTGGAAGCCATTCCTCCTCTATGTGAGCAACACCCGGACGTGCGATTCGTGATTGGTGGCGATGGACCCAAGTATGTCGAGCTGGAGCAGATGCgtgagcggcacatgctgcaggacCGCGTCGAATTGGTGGGCGCGGTCCGACAGCGCGATATTCGGGCGCATCTTACGCGTGGGCAGCTGTTTCTCAATACCTCCTTGACCGAGGCCTTTGGCACGACGATCATTGAAGCGACATGCGCCGGTCTGTATGTCGTCACCACGAAGGTCGGCGGGATCCCCGAGCTTTTGCCACCGTCCATGATGCGTCTGGCTGAGCCGTGTGCCGAGGCGatcgtcgatgccatgtcgcacGCGATTGAGTACATCCGGTCTGGGAAGCACGATGCCATGGCACAGCATCAGCGCGTGGCCTCTATGTACTCCTGGGCCGAGACGACACAGCGACTAGAAACTGTCTATGCGCGAGCGAtggctgcgccgcagcgcagTGCCACGGAGCGTTTCCAGCGCTATCTGGCCGTGGGCGGACCGGTCGGTGGGCCGATCATTTGTCTCGTCGTGGCTGCACAGATGATATTGGCCCTGATACTCGAGTGGGTGATACCAGATGCTTCTATCCCGCGTGTCCCCTAG
- a CDS encoding alanyl-tRNA synthetase, producing the protein MPFGRWLVQFVRPVPTCFSSGILHFCRPSSTLTMSNTSAANPPAWPALKVRSAFMDFFRERGHTFVPSSSTVPYDDPTLLFANAGMNQYKSIFLGTVDPASDFSKLRRAVNSQKCIRAGGKHNDLDDVGKDTYHHTFFEMLGNWSFGDYFKEEAIAYAWKLLTEVYGLSKDRLYVTYFEGDAAQGLQPDMEALDIWRKVGVADDHILPGDAKDNFWEMGATGPCGPCSEIHYDRIGNRNAASLVNMDDPNVIEVWNNVFIQFNREEDGSLRPLPARHIDTGMGFERLVSILQDKSSNYDTDVFSPLFARIQELTGARAYSGKLGAEDVDGIDTAYRVVADHIRTLTFAISDGCIPDKDGRGYVLRRILRRGTRFVRKYFQVPIGHFFSRLVPTLVEQMGDFFPEITKRVADLQSILDEEERSFARTLDRGEKLFEQYAHAARAEGRTKLSGTDVWRLYDTYGFPVDLTSIMAEEQGLTFDQAEFEKAQAESREASKGQGKQQEANAVKLDVHDLGYLDETASVPKTNDQFKYDTPSMQAHVKAVFQDHKFVSDSDSVPKVGEPFGILLDQTNMYAESGGQQADTGSLVIDGKAEFEVTDVQVSNGYVLHIGFLKYGTLRVDDQVMVNYDEARRRPLRNNHTGTHILNFGLREILGDHVDQKGSLVAPTKLRFDFSHKAPVNVAELAKIEDMSNDFIKRDVNVYGKDMSLEEAQKIPGLRAVFGESYPNPVRVVAIEFDVEEMAKDLTNPRWRSTSVEFCGGTHVRRTGEIGRLVITEESGIAKGTRRIVAVTGDEASEVSRTAEEAARRLEDISKVTDDAAKDAQLKAFSVELARMDMSVVRKDELKTQFAKIRKELDTRLKARAAADVKTAQEAVQNYFSENPDAPVYIAQLKTGANSKALQSGVSVARKLNKPVYLFARESGEGKAKTLYGNYVPKAELDRGLDAVSWNKTVSDKLQGRGGGKPDGAQGQGEATQADVDEALALATSFYRMKLQ; encoded by the coding sequence ATGCCTTTTGGCCGTTGGCTGGTACAATTCGTTCGACCGGTTCCAACGTGTTTTTCTTCTGGCATACTGCATTTTTGTCGTCCATCAAGCACACTAACCATGTCGAATACGAGTGCTGCGAACCCGCCAGCGTGGCCGGCGCTCAAAGTGCGCAGCGCTTTCATGGACTTTTTCCGTGAAAGGGGCCACACATTTGTGCCATCCAGCTCGACAGTGCCTTACGATGACCCAACTTTGCTATTCGCCAATGCTGGTATGAATCAGTACAAGTCCATTTTCCTCGGCACAGTGGATCCTGCGTCCGACTTTTCCAAGTTGCGTCGTGCTGTCAACTCCCAGAAGTGCATTCGTGCTGGAGGTAAGCACAATGATTTGGACGATGTTGGTAAGGACACGTATCATCATACTTTCTTCGAGATGCTTGGTAACTGGAGCTTTGGCGACTACTTTAAGGAGGAAGCTATTGCTTATGCGTGGAAACTTCTCACGGAGGTGTATGGCCTTTCGAAGGATCGTTTGTATGTGACATACTTTGAAGGTGACGCCGCGCAGGGTCTGCAGCCTGACATGGAAGCGCTCGACATTTGGCGCAAGGTCGGCGTGGCTGATGACCATATCCTTCCGGGCGATGCAAAGGACAACTTTTGGGAAATGGGCGCGACGGGCCCGTGTGGTCCATGCAGTGAAATCCACTACGACCGTATCGGTAACCGCAACGCAGCGAGTCTCGTCAACATGGATGATCCGAATGTCATTGAGGTATGGAACAATGTGTTCATCCAGTTCAACCGCGAGGAGGATGGCTCGCTTCGTCCGCTCCCTGCGCGTCACATTGATACAGGTATGGGCTTTGAACGCCTTGTGTCGATCCTACAGGACAAGAGCTCCAACTACGATACAGATGTATTTTCTCCATTGTTTGCACGCATCCAAGAGCTCACAGGCGCCCGCGCGTACTCTGGCAAGTTGGGCGCAGAGGATGTGGATGGCATTGACACGGCCTACCGTGTCGTAGCCGACCATATTCGTACGCTGACATTTGCTATAAGCGACGGCTGCATTCCTGACAAAGATGGCCGTGGCTACGTTCTGCGCCGCATTCTGCGACGGGGTACGCGCTTTGTTCGCAAGTACTTCCAGGTGCCTATCGGCCACTTTTTCTCGCGCCTCGTTCCAACCCTGGTAGAGCAGATGGGTGACTTCTTTCCCGAGATCACCAAGAGGGTGGCTGATTTGCAGTCGATTCTtgatgaagaagagcgcTCTTTTGCTCGTACATTGGACCGTGGTGAAAAACTGTTTGAGCAGTATGCCCatgccgctcgtgccgaGGGCCGTACCAAGCTGAGTGGTACAGACGTGTGGCGCTTGTACGACACCTACGGTTTCCCCGTGGACCTGACCAGCATCATGGCGGAGGAACAGGGTCTGACTTTTGATCAGGCTGAATTCGAAAAGGCGCAGGCGGAGAGCCGTGAAGCCAGCAAGGGCCAAGGCAAGCAGCAAGAGGCGAATGCCGTCAAATTGGATGTACACGATCTCGGCTACCTGGATGAGACTGCCAGTGTGCCCAAGACGAACGACCAGTTCAAGTATGACACACCCTCGATGCAGGCACACGTCAAGGCCGTGTTCCAGGATCACAAATTCGtctcagactcagactcgGTGCCCAAAGTCGGCGAGCCATTTGGTATTCTGCTAGACCAGACGAACATGTATGCGGAGAGCGGTGGTCAGCAGGCGGACACGGGAAGTCTCGTCATCGATGGAAAAGCAGAGTTTGAAGTGACAGATGTGCAAGTGTCCAATGGCTATGTGTTGCACATTGGTTTCCTCAAGTACGGTACACTACGTGTGGATGACCAGGTGATGGTGAActacgacgaggcgcgtcgtcgtccgctGCGCAACAACCACACTGGCACACACATCCTCAACTTTGGTCTGCGTGAGATTTTGGGTGATCACGTCGACCAAAAGGGCTCGCTTGTGGCTCCTACCAAGCTGCGCTTCGACTTTTCGCACAAGGCACCGGTGAACGTGGCTGAGCTCGCGAAGATCGAAGACATGAGCAACGACTTTATCAAGCGCGATGTGAATGTGTACGGCAAAGACATGTCGCTGGAAGAAGCTCAGAAGATCCCAGGTCTCCGTGCCGTCTTTGGTGAATCGTACCCGAATCCTGTGCGTGTGGTCGCCATCGAATTTGACGTCGAGGAGATGGCCAAGGACCTTACGAACCCGCGCTGGCGCAGTACGTCTGTCGAGTTCTGCGGTGGTACGCACGTCCGGCGGACGGGCGAAATTGGTCGCTTGGTGATCACGGAGGAGAGCGGTATCGCTAAGGGCACGCGTCGTATTGTAGCTGTGACCGGTGACGAGGCATCAGAGGTATCGCGCACGGCTGAGGAGGCCGCTCGGCGTCTCGAGGACATCAGCAAGGTGACCGACGATGCTGCGAAGGACGCCCAGCTCAAGGCATTCAGTGTCGAGTTGGCACGCATGGATATGAGTGTGGTGCGCAAGGACGAGCTCAAGACGCAGTTTGCCAAGATCCGCAAGGAGCTCGACACGCGCCTCAAggcgcgcgcagctgctgatgTCAAGACGGCACAGGAAGCTGTGCAGAACTACTTCTCTGAGAACCCAGATGCGCCGGTCTACATTGCCCAGCTGAAGACGGGTGCCAACTCCAAGGCACTGCAGTCGGGTGTGTCGGTGGCACGCAAGCTCAATAAGCCTGTCTACCTCTTTGCTCGTGAATCGGGCGAGGGGAAGGCCAAAACGCTGTATGGCAACTATGTGCCTAAGGCTGAGCTGGACCGTGGTCTAGACGCTGTGTCGTGGAATAAGACGGTCTCGGACAAGCTACAGGGCCGTGGTGGCGGTAAGCCGGACGGCGCGCAGGGCCAGGGCGAAGCAACGCAGGCTGATGTGGATGAGGCACTTGCACTAGCCACGTCGTTCTATCGCATGAAGCTGCAGTAA